A genomic region of Salinibacterium sp. NK8237 contains the following coding sequences:
- a CDS encoding M3 family metallopeptidase: protein MTNPFFEPSTLPFGMPPFADIEDEHFAPAFDKGMAEQLAEIEAITSQADAPTFENTMIPLEKSGQLLNRVATVFFNKTSADGDAASDALEEVIAPQLAAHNDAISLNSALYERIRSIREALDDTELDAEARYLVERYFTEFTLAGAGLSEDAKATLRDYNSRLSTLTTKFEKNLLADTNDLAIVVDSIQELDGLEPSEISAAASAANDRGLTGKYLITLILPTNQPHLSVLKNADVRGRVMASSRSRGIRGGKFDNRELVLEIAKVRSQRAALLGYESHAAWVTADETAQNPQRVADMLGKLAPAAARNAREEHAALEKLAGTEVTAADWAFYAEKVRAEQYNVDTTQMRPYFEAERVLRDGVFFAATQLYGVTFTERRDLPAYHPDVRVFEVTNEDGSEVGLYTLDLYTRDSKRGGAWMNSLISQSDLLGHPVIVTNNLNVPKPAAGETTLLTYDEVNTLFHEFGHALHGLFARVTYPKFAGTNTYRDFVEFPSQVNEMWMLWPAVLDNYAKHYKTGEPMPREIVERIQASAAFNEGFLTSEYLAAALIDQAWHRIAADDDVTDVAAFEAQALAEVGLNNPAVPPRYSSTYFQHIFANSAYDAGYYSYIWSEVLDADTVEWFTENGGLTRANGDRFRSRLLGVGGSKNPLEAFRDFRGRDAELQPLLNRRGLN, encoded by the coding sequence ATGACCAATCCTTTCTTTGAGCCCAGCACGCTGCCCTTCGGCATGCCCCCCTTTGCCGATATCGAAGATGAGCACTTCGCACCGGCCTTCGACAAAGGCATGGCAGAGCAGCTCGCAGAGATTGAAGCGATCACCTCGCAGGCCGACGCACCCACGTTCGAGAACACCATGATCCCGCTCGAAAAGAGCGGCCAGCTGCTCAACCGGGTTGCCACCGTGTTCTTCAACAAGACTTCCGCCGATGGCGATGCAGCATCGGATGCACTCGAAGAAGTCATCGCTCCCCAACTTGCCGCGCACAATGACGCCATCAGCCTCAACAGCGCGCTCTACGAACGCATCCGCAGCATCCGTGAAGCACTCGACGACACCGAGTTGGATGCCGAAGCCCGCTACCTTGTTGAGCGCTATTTCACCGAGTTCACGCTTGCCGGCGCCGGCCTCTCCGAAGACGCCAAAGCGACCCTTCGCGACTACAACTCGCGCCTCTCGACCCTCACCACGAAGTTCGAAAAGAACCTGCTTGCCGACACCAACGATCTTGCGATCGTGGTTGACAGCATCCAGGAGCTCGATGGTCTTGAGCCGTCAGAGATCTCTGCCGCTGCCAGCGCGGCCAACGATCGTGGTCTCACGGGCAAATACCTCATCACCTTGATTCTGCCCACGAACCAGCCGCACCTGTCGGTGCTGAAGAATGCGGATGTTCGCGGCCGGGTGATGGCGTCGTCACGTTCGCGTGGCATCCGTGGCGGCAAGTTCGATAACCGCGAGCTCGTGTTGGAGATTGCGAAGGTGCGTTCGCAGCGTGCGGCCCTTCTCGGCTACGAAAGCCACGCCGCCTGGGTTACCGCCGACGAGACAGCCCAAAACCCGCAGCGGGTCGCTGACATGCTCGGCAAGCTCGCTCCTGCCGCGGCACGCAATGCGCGCGAAGAGCACGCTGCCTTAGAGAAGCTCGCGGGCACCGAAGTGACCGCAGCGGACTGGGCGTTCTATGCCGAGAAGGTGCGCGCCGAGCAGTACAACGTCGATACCACCCAGATGCGCCCCTATTTTGAGGCCGAGCGCGTGCTGCGCGACGGAGTGTTCTTTGCGGCGACCCAGCTGTACGGGGTTACCTTCACCGAACGTCGCGACCTGCCCGCCTACCACCCCGACGTTCGCGTCTTCGAGGTCACGAACGAGGATGGCAGCGAGGTCGGCCTTTACACTCTCGATCTCTACACGCGCGACTCGAAGCGCGGTGGAGCGTGGATGAACTCGCTCATCTCGCAGTCGGATCTGCTCGGGCATCCGGTGATCGTCACCAACAATCTGAATGTGCCGAAGCCTGCTGCTGGCGAAACGACGCTCCTCACCTACGACGAGGTCAACACGCTCTTCCACGAGTTCGGCCACGCGCTGCACGGGCTTTTCGCTCGCGTGACGTACCCCAAGTTTGCGGGAACCAACACGTACCGCGACTTCGTCGAGTTCCCCAGCCAGGTCAACGAAATGTGGATGCTCTGGCCCGCGGTTCTCGACAACTACGCCAAGCACTACAAGACCGGCGAGCCCATGCCCCGCGAGATTGTGGAGCGCATCCAGGCCAGCGCCGCGTTCAATGAGGGGTTCCTCACGAGCGAATACCTCGCCGCCGCCCTCATCGACCAGGCCTGGCACCGCATAGCTGCCGACGACGACGTGACGGATGTCGCGGCCTTCGAAGCACAAGCGCTGGCCGAGGTCGGTCTCAACAACCCCGCGGTGCCGCCCCGGTACTCGAGCACCTACTTTCAGCACATCTTCGCGAACTCGGCCTATGACGCGGGTTATTACTCCTACATCTGGAGCGAGGTCCTCGACGCCGACACGGTCGAGTGGTTCACCGAAAACGGTGGGCTCACCCGTGCCAACGGCGACCGCTTCCGCTCGCGACTGCTGGGCGTGGGCGGCTCCAAGAACCCGCTCGAAGCGTTCCGCGACTTCCGCGGCCGTGATGCCGAGCTGCAGCCGCTGTTGAATCGTCGAGGCTTGAACTAA
- a CDS encoding pyruvate dehydrogenase has product MPNETTATFETAEPTVNSRPLSAAASLDDDVLDSIAQRVLWTATAMIDAANRGRTNESGVKVGGHQSSSASMVGIMTSLWFSELTSIDRVSVKPHASPVLHAINYLMGELAEEYLPTLRSLGGLQSYPSRLKDPDTVDFSTGSVGIGATAPLWAAMSHRYVRDQFPETPESGRFISLLGDAELDEGAVWEAITDSGARQLGELVWIVDLNRQSLDRIIPDVQIARLQGMFAAADWQVLTCKWGRRIQSLFAAEGGAELRERLEAMPNEEYQRLLRSHPDQLHGRLLGETPAIALQTLLASLSPQELAASIRDLGGHDITLLLETYKNIDPARPTVIFAYTVKGRGLATEGHPNNHSAQLTEGQMTQLAELSGMSLDAPWQKFSAASDEGIVCHDAAARLRRPPVEMHEVAPVPRELPWGYKPVISTQAALGRFLLDLKRASPEVARRVVTLSPDVASSTNLGGWINKTGVWSVGERHDWFADDTDRLLKWSEGSQGQHIELGIAEVNLVCLAGELGATWSRWGQPLIPIATIYDPFVSRALEPWSYGIYSGGQSILIGTPSGVTLAPEGGAHQSITTPSIGLEQPGCIAWEPAFAQDLEWCLLETMGQMGRADGESAYFRISTKPIDQQLAPLPEDPALRERRRQHVIAGGYRLSDHDPGDDAITLVGVGAMMPEVMDAAARLTARGLSVGVVCLTSPDLVFRSLNQRYDVASSSRSSIADELFPAHARTPLVTVLDGHPHTLAFLAGVRGDRIRNLGVTQFGQSSNLEDAYELHGINADAIVRAATDLLGYSR; this is encoded by the coding sequence ATGCCGAACGAAACCACCGCTACATTCGAGACCGCCGAGCCCACCGTGAACTCGCGTCCACTTTCAGCAGCCGCAAGTCTCGATGATGACGTGCTCGACTCGATCGCTCAGCGAGTGCTGTGGACAGCAACCGCCATGATCGATGCGGCCAACCGAGGGCGAACCAACGAGTCTGGTGTGAAGGTGGGCGGTCACCAGTCGTCGAGCGCATCGATGGTCGGCATCATGACCTCGCTCTGGTTCTCGGAACTCACGTCGATCGACCGGGTATCAGTGAAGCCACACGCCTCGCCGGTATTGCACGCCATCAACTACCTCATGGGGGAGCTGGCCGAAGAATACCTGCCGACCCTGCGGTCACTCGGCGGGTTACAGAGTTACCCGAGCAGGCTCAAAGACCCGGACACTGTTGACTTCTCCACTGGAAGTGTCGGAATCGGTGCGACGGCTCCGTTGTGGGCAGCCATGTCGCACCGGTACGTGCGCGATCAGTTTCCGGAAACCCCGGAATCCGGCCGCTTCATTAGCTTGCTTGGTGATGCAGAGCTTGATGAAGGTGCCGTGTGGGAAGCGATCACTGACTCGGGCGCGCGTCAGCTCGGTGAACTTGTGTGGATAGTTGACCTCAATCGACAGTCGCTCGACCGCATCATTCCCGACGTTCAGATCGCTCGGTTGCAGGGGATGTTCGCTGCCGCAGACTGGCAGGTGCTGACGTGCAAGTGGGGTCGGCGCATCCAGTCCCTGTTTGCCGCTGAGGGCGGTGCCGAGCTGCGGGAACGACTCGAAGCAATGCCCAACGAGGAATACCAACGGCTGCTGCGCAGTCATCCTGATCAGCTTCATGGCCGATTGCTTGGAGAAACGCCAGCGATTGCGTTGCAGACCCTTCTCGCGTCGCTCTCGCCCCAGGAACTTGCCGCCAGCATTCGGGATCTTGGTGGTCACGACATCACACTGCTGCTCGAAACCTACAAGAACATCGACCCGGCGCGTCCGACTGTCATCTTCGCGTACACCGTGAAAGGGCGCGGGCTCGCGACCGAAGGACACCCAAATAACCATTCCGCGCAACTCACCGAAGGGCAAATGACGCAGCTTGCTGAGCTATCCGGAATGTCCCTCGATGCGCCGTGGCAAAAATTCTCCGCCGCGAGCGATGAGGGCATTGTCTGCCACGACGCAGCCGCTCGGTTACGCCGGCCGCCGGTTGAAATGCATGAGGTTGCTCCGGTTCCGCGCGAACTTCCGTGGGGCTACAAGCCCGTCATCTCGACGCAGGCGGCGCTAGGCCGATTCCTCCTCGACCTGAAGCGAGCGTCGCCCGAGGTCGCGCGGCGAGTCGTGACGTTGAGCCCTGACGTTGCGTCATCCACAAATCTGGGTGGATGGATCAACAAGACCGGAGTGTGGTCGGTCGGTGAACGCCATGACTGGTTTGCCGATGACACTGATCGCCTCCTCAAATGGAGCGAAGGTTCCCAAGGTCAACACATTGAACTCGGCATTGCTGAAGTCAACCTAGTGTGCCTTGCGGGGGAACTGGGCGCCACGTGGAGTCGGTGGGGGCAACCTCTCATCCCGATCGCCACGATTTACGACCCCTTCGTTTCGCGTGCCCTCGAGCCGTGGTCGTACGGCATCTACTCGGGTGGGCAGTCGATCCTGATCGGCACACCGTCCGGCGTGACGTTGGCGCCCGAAGGCGGCGCGCACCAGTCAATTACGACACCGTCGATCGGCCTGGAGCAGCCTGGTTGTATCGCGTGGGAGCCCGCGTTCGCTCAAGACCTTGAGTGGTGTCTGTTGGAGACTATGGGGCAGATGGGGCGCGCCGACGGAGAGTCGGCCTACTTTCGGATTTCAACCAAGCCGATTGACCAGCAGCTTGCACCATTGCCGGAAGACCCCGCGTTGCGAGAACGGCGCCGACAGCACGTCATTGCTGGCGGATATCGGTTGAGTGATCACGATCCCGGTGATGACGCCATCACCTTGGTAGGCGTCGGCGCGATGATGCCCGAAGTGATGGATGCTGCCGCCCGACTCACCGCGCGCGGTCTCTCGGTGGGCGTGGTGTGTCTCACGAGCCCCGATCTGGTGTTCCGCTCGCTCAACCAGCGCTATGACGTTGCGTCGTCCTCGCGCAGCTCGATTGCGGATGAACTCTTTCCGGCGCACGCGCGGACACCTCTGGTCACCGTGCTCGATGGACACCCTCACACGCTCGCGTTCCTGGCCGGCGTGCGTGGCGACCGCATTCGCAATCTCGGAGTCACGCAGTTTGGCCAATCTTCGAATCTCGAGGATGCCTATGAGCTGCACGGAATCAATGCCGATGCGATCGTGCGCGCAGCAACCGACCTCTTGGGATACAGCCGCTGA
- a CDS encoding 1-aminocyclopropane-1-carboxylate deaminase has translation MAISDFERYPLTFGPSPIHQLPRLSAHLGGATVWAKREDVNSGLAFGGNKTRKLEYIVPDAIAQGADTLVSIGGYQSNHTRQVAAVAAKLGMKAVLVQENWVDWPDPLSDRVGNIQLSRIMGADVRLDNSGFDIGIRDSWKNAIADVEAAGGKPYPIPAGASEHHLGGLGFANWADEVEQQERELGVFFDTIVVCTVTGSTHAGMIAGFAGQERPRRVIGIDASATLEKTRDQVARIARHTAQLIGLERELRDDEITVLEGWAGDLYGIPVDSTLEAIRLGGTLEGMITDTVYEGKSLAGLIDLVSSRDIPADSNVLYAHLGGQLSLNAYSGLFR, from the coding sequence ATGGCTATTTCAGACTTCGAACGTTACCCGCTGACTTTTGGGCCCAGCCCGATTCACCAACTTCCGCGCCTCAGCGCACACCTCGGGGGAGCGACCGTCTGGGCGAAGCGCGAAGACGTGAATAGCGGACTCGCCTTTGGTGGCAACAAGACCCGCAAGCTCGAATACATCGTTCCTGATGCCATCGCTCAAGGAGCCGACACCCTCGTCTCCATCGGTGGCTACCAGTCCAACCACACGCGCCAAGTCGCAGCGGTGGCCGCGAAGCTCGGAATGAAGGCAGTGCTCGTGCAGGAAAACTGGGTTGACTGGCCCGATCCGCTCAGCGACCGCGTCGGCAACATCCAACTCTCGCGCATCATGGGGGCGGATGTTCGCCTCGACAATTCTGGGTTCGACATCGGTATTCGCGACAGCTGGAAAAACGCGATCGCGGATGTAGAAGCAGCGGGCGGCAAGCCGTACCCGATTCCCGCTGGCGCATCCGAACATCACTTGGGCGGCCTGGGTTTCGCTAACTGGGCCGACGAAGTCGAGCAGCAGGAACGCGAACTCGGAGTGTTCTTTGACACCATCGTCGTCTGCACGGTCACGGGCTCGACTCACGCCGGCATGATTGCCGGATTTGCTGGTCAAGAGCGTCCGCGCCGCGTCATCGGAATCGACGCTTCAGCGACGCTGGAGAAGACTCGCGATCAGGTTGCTCGCATCGCTCGTCACACCGCTCAGCTCATCGGTCTCGAACGTGAGTTGCGCGACGACGAGATCACTGTGCTGGAAGGTTGGGCTGGCGATCTCTACGGCATCCCTGTCGATTCCACGCTCGAAGCCATCCGTCTGGGCGGAACCCTCGAAGGCATGATCACCGACACCGTGTACGAAGGAAAGTCGCTTGCCGGTCTCATCGACCTCGTCTCGAGCCGCGACATCCCGGCAGACAGCAACGTTCTCTACGCCCACCTCGGAGGTCAACTCTCCCTCAACGCCTACAGCGGCCTCTTCCGCTAA
- a CDS encoding GntR family transcriptional regulator, with translation MPVPEKNAVHKRSLLRDDVYTSIRDAIVDGTFAPGERLRDTELEKWLGVSRTPIREALLRLERGGLVVSHPGKATLVAPHDPASTLGVQQVTAALHELAARLALPVVTAEQLSAMDEANARFAAALDAEDVDGALDADDDFHNVFITASGNETIAQVLGQLTPVLRRVERMRFSSHSGRESVPQHELIVKHARAGEIDEALVAVRENWLSLPHAAPEHND, from the coding sequence ATGCCAGTGCCCGAGAAGAATGCCGTACACAAACGCTCACTGCTGCGCGATGATGTGTACACCTCGATCCGAGACGCCATTGTCGACGGCACTTTTGCCCCCGGCGAACGCCTCCGCGACACCGAACTCGAAAAGTGGCTCGGGGTCAGCCGCACTCCTATTCGCGAAGCGCTCTTGCGCCTGGAACGTGGCGGACTAGTCGTGTCGCACCCCGGCAAAGCCACCCTTGTCGCACCACACGACCCTGCATCCACCCTCGGGGTTCAGCAGGTCACCGCAGCCCTCCATGAACTCGCCGCACGGCTAGCTCTGCCCGTCGTCACCGCTGAACAACTCAGCGCAATGGACGAGGCAAACGCTCGATTCGCTGCGGCGCTCGACGCCGAAGACGTCGACGGAGCTCTGGACGCTGACGACGATTTTCACAACGTCTTCATCACTGCGAGCGGCAACGAAACCATCGCTCAAGTGCTCGGCCAGCTGACCCCTGTGCTACGACGGGTGGAACGCATGCGGTTCAGCTCGCACTCGGGCCGCGAATCGGTCCCCCAACACGAATTGATCGTGAAACATGCGCGCGCCGGCGAAATCGATGAGGCATTAGTAGCCGTGCGAGAGAACTGGTTGTCGCTTCCCCACGCTGCACCGGAGCACAACGACTAA
- a CDS encoding TIM-barrel domain-containing protein, with translation MLRHRPLGSGHPYSVDTEQRHPAVPIAGEALRLGVRATADVDVVTLEWDDGESVADFALKRVQQRSRGQAVDGGHLASAQAKLARTSTGFAVDVSQLQATAGYRYRFVGGPTAAPRSQSTRWFDVRVAGWRAAPDSIVAANETVGLVAGSTTVLDDGERIHRVRFALRLDEREHVSGFGERFDALDQRGASLDSVVFEQYKSQGAERKTYLPMPFAHVIGARGWGFHVRTSRRVWFDVADSDAGLLWIESEVDSPSDASEVLSVGGYAGTPAEVLDQFLGEVGRPEALPSWVHRLWASGNEWNTQAEVMRQMDAHREHGIPVGSVVIEAWSDESTFTVWRDAQYAPNDSGGPLRLNDFSFPAEGAWPDPKAMIDELHDRDVRVLLWQIPLIKMRPHPVGQARFDAEAAQRDNVLIQDETPRGVLKPYRNRGWWFPLSLMPDLTDDRSAQWWTEKRRYLVEDMGVDGFKTDGGEHAWGSELHYQDGRRGDEKNNTFPVHYARAYGELLKSAGKAPVTFSRAGYTGSQAHGAFWAGDENSTWDAFRWSLFAGLNASACGILYWGWDLAGFSGDVPTAELYVRSLAAAAFVPIMQYHSEFNHHRSPSRDRTPWNIAEQSGDARVLEMSRSIVELRERLVPYLTAESEWAVSAGTNVMRPLFFDWPDDERLWAHPLQWMLGRDILVSPVTDEGATDHTATLPRGDWIYAFTGERVAGGSVDTRVVPWDQVPVYVRAEAWERLAPVFTS, from the coding sequence GTGCTGAGACATAGACCACTGGGTTCGGGGCATCCGTACTCTGTCGACACCGAACAACGTCACCCCGCCGTTCCCATTGCGGGCGAGGCCCTCCGGCTCGGCGTGCGTGCCACAGCGGATGTCGACGTTGTCACTCTCGAATGGGATGACGGAGAGTCAGTCGCCGACTTCGCCCTCAAGCGAGTGCAGCAACGCTCGCGGGGCCAAGCCGTCGACGGCGGCCACCTCGCCTCGGCGCAAGCGAAACTGGCACGAACGAGCACCGGTTTCGCTGTTGATGTTTCCCAACTCCAAGCAACGGCCGGGTATCGCTATCGGTTCGTCGGTGGCCCAACGGCGGCACCGCGCTCGCAGTCCACCCGCTGGTTCGACGTGCGAGTGGCCGGATGGCGCGCTGCGCCCGATTCGATCGTTGCCGCTAACGAGACGGTTGGCCTTGTCGCCGGCAGCACCACTGTTCTCGACGACGGCGAACGCATCCACCGGGTTCGGTTCGCACTGCGGCTCGACGAGCGCGAGCACGTCTCCGGCTTCGGCGAACGATTTGACGCCCTCGACCAGCGCGGTGCGAGCCTCGACTCGGTCGTTTTCGAGCAGTACAAGTCTCAGGGTGCGGAACGCAAGACGTACCTGCCGATGCCATTCGCTCACGTCATCGGCGCTCGCGGGTGGGGCTTTCACGTGCGCACCAGCAGGCGTGTGTGGTTCGATGTTGCCGATAGCGATGCCGGCCTGCTGTGGATCGAATCAGAGGTTGATTCGCCCAGTGACGCCTCCGAAGTGCTGTCGGTTGGTGGCTATGCGGGAACGCCGGCGGAAGTTCTCGATCAGTTCCTCGGTGAGGTCGGGCGCCCCGAAGCGTTGCCGAGTTGGGTTCACCGTTTGTGGGCGAGCGGCAACGAGTGGAACACTCAAGCCGAAGTTATGCGTCAGATGGATGCGCATCGGGAGCACGGTATCCCGGTCGGATCTGTGGTTATTGAGGCATGGAGCGACGAAAGCACGTTCACGGTCTGGCGGGATGCGCAGTATGCGCCGAACGACAGCGGTGGGCCGCTGCGGCTCAACGATTTCAGCTTTCCCGCGGAGGGCGCGTGGCCCGACCCGAAAGCCATGATCGACGAGCTGCATGATCGCGATGTGCGCGTGCTGTTGTGGCAGATTCCCCTTATCAAGATGCGCCCGCATCCCGTGGGTCAAGCTCGGTTCGACGCCGAGGCGGCTCAGCGAGACAACGTGCTCATTCAGGATGAGACGCCGCGCGGTGTGCTCAAGCCGTACCGCAATCGTGGTTGGTGGTTCCCGCTCTCGTTGATGCCAGATCTCACCGATGATCGTTCTGCGCAGTGGTGGACGGAGAAACGTCGCTACCTTGTAGAGGACATGGGCGTCGACGGCTTCAAGACTGATGGTGGTGAGCACGCGTGGGGCTCTGAACTCCACTATCAGGATGGCCGCCGCGGCGACGAGAAGAACAACACATTCCCGGTGCACTACGCCCGTGCCTACGGCGAGCTCCTCAAGAGCGCTGGCAAAGCGCCAGTGACGTTCTCGCGCGCCGGATACACGGGATCGCAAGCCCACGGAGCTTTCTGGGCCGGAGATGAGAACTCCACGTGGGATGCCTTCCGCTGGTCGCTGTTCGCCGGGCTCAATGCGAGCGCGTGCGGCATCCTTTATTGGGGCTGGGATCTCGCTGGTTTCAGTGGCGACGTGCCCACGGCAGAGCTCTACGTTCGTTCACTCGCTGCCGCGGCCTTCGTGCCGATCATGCAGTACCACTCGGAGTTCAATCACCACCGATCACCGAGTCGTGACCGAACGCCCTGGAACATCGCCGAGCAATCGGGGGATGCACGCGTGCTCGAGATGAGCCGCAGCATCGTCGAATTGCGCGAACGGCTCGTGCCGTACCTCACCGCCGAGAGCGAGTGGGCTGTTTCTGCTGGCACGAACGTCATGCGGCCGCTGTTCTTCGACTGGCCTGACGATGAACGCCTCTGGGCACATCCGTTGCAGTGGATGCTCGGGCGCGACATTCTCGTATCGCCCGTGACTGACGAAGGCGCCACCGATCACACGGCGACTCTTCCTCGTGGCGACTGGATATACGCGTTCACTGGCGAACGGGTCGCGGGCGGCAGCGTCGATACTCGCGTAGTGCCGTGGGATCAGGTGCCCGTGTATGTGCGGGCTGAGGCCTGGGAGCGTCTGGCGCCTGTCTTTACGAGCTAG
- a CDS encoding glycoside hydrolase family 15 protein — MTSRLDDESLASLAAHSVELISTLQHPSGAYPASPTFSAYTGYSWFRDGAFIADGMSSANAVESASRFFDWCASILIARRTQIETIERAEAAGTPLDNSQMLATRFTFDGAEGDDDWWDFQTDGFGTWMWAAVAHSQRHGLDLERWREGIELSVRYLLATWERPCFDWWEEFETERHVSTLGCVIAGLSAAVSADVLPADIATRAMVAATAAREIIELDGVRDGHLVKWLGSVAVDGSLAALISPLAVVDGASALAAATTARIDHEITVDGGVHRYRGDTFYGGGQWPLLSCMLGLAYAACGDTARARSQLEWAASTVTAEGFLPEQVDDDLLDPSRVAEWQERWGSVATPLLWSHAMYVRLAVEIGVYSPPAEWPASLATTENHFRNESETD, encoded by the coding sequence ATGACTTCACGCCTGGACGACGAGTCCCTCGCGTCGCTCGCAGCGCACAGCGTCGAGCTGATCTCCACGTTGCAGCACCCCAGTGGGGCGTACCCCGCCAGCCCTACCTTTTCGGCATACACCGGCTACTCCTGGTTCCGTGACGGCGCCTTCATCGCTGACGGAATGTCGAGCGCCAACGCCGTCGAATCTGCCTCACGCTTCTTCGACTGGTGTGCGAGCATCCTTATCGCTCGCCGCACCCAGATTGAGACCATCGAGCGAGCCGAAGCGGCAGGCACTCCGCTCGATAACTCCCAGATGCTTGCTACCCGTTTTACCTTCGATGGCGCCGAGGGCGACGACGACTGGTGGGACTTCCAAACCGACGGCTTCGGCACCTGGATGTGGGCGGCAGTCGCGCACTCCCAGCGACACGGGCTCGATCTTGAGCGGTGGCGTGAAGGCATTGAGCTTTCCGTCCGCTATCTGCTCGCGACGTGGGAGCGCCCCTGCTTCGACTGGTGGGAAGAGTTTGAGACCGAGCGTCACGTGTCAACGCTCGGCTGTGTCATTGCGGGGCTGAGCGCTGCGGTATCCGCTGATGTGCTCCCCGCTGATATTGCCACTCGAGCGATGGTCGCCGCGACCGCTGCCAGAGAGATCATCGAATTGGACGGTGTTCGCGACGGTCACCTCGTCAAATGGCTGGGATCAGTTGCCGTCGATGGTTCCCTTGCCGCGCTCATCTCCCCGCTGGCCGTTGTGGATGGCGCGAGCGCTCTCGCCGCTGCTACTACCGCGCGCATCGACCACGAAATCACGGTCGACGGTGGTGTGCATCGCTACCGGGGCGACACGTTCTATGGCGGTGGCCAATGGCCGCTACTCAGTTGCATGCTCGGCCTGGCCTATGCGGCCTGCGGCGACACTGCACGCGCACGCAGCCAACTGGAATGGGCGGCCAGCACGGTGACTGCGGAGGGATTCCTGCCAGAACAGGTCGACGATGACCTGCTTGATCCCAGCCGTGTCGCCGAATGGCAGGAACGCTGGGGGAGTGTGGCGACACCGCTGCTCTGGAGTCACGCAATGTATGTGCGCCTCGCCGTCGAGATTGGCGTGTACTCACCACCAGCAGAGTGGCCGGCGTCACTCGCGACCACCGAAAATCATTTCAGAAACGAAAGCGAGACCGACTAG
- a CDS encoding sugar ABC transporter substrate-binding protein has product MKRSLLAAGGIVGVSALLLSACASEPAAEDGPVTITYSNFTSSGGNEDNLQTIVDAFEAENPNVTVDITTLPYGDYFTTLQTDLAAGTVADVVDTNYDFFPQLASSGSLAPLEVTNPESYRESLIDAYAVDGTSYGLPSSFSDVVLYYNADLFDAAGLDYPTSDWTWADEQAAAEALTDSGSGTWGDHQPVSFYEFYKVLDQNGASFLSDDGTSVAFNTPAGIEAAEWLTDKSGTVMPTIEEGQGTADFDTNLFLEGKLGMMHSGIWVFGALADAPFTWDIAVEPGNTQQASAVFSNAVGVSAASDHIAEATAFAEFLTSSQTMIDVRLDSGWELPPTSDEDQLAVYLTKDTPANRQAVFDSLDSIALTPLVENGQQEMQDIVTEELIEAQAGRKSVADALASAEERINAVIG; this is encoded by the coding sequence ATGAAACGTTCACTACTTGCTGCGGGAGGAATCGTCGGCGTCTCAGCACTGCTGTTGAGTGCCTGCGCCAGCGAACCTGCCGCCGAAGACGGCCCTGTCACCATCACCTACTCGAACTTCACTTCTTCGGGCGGCAACGAAGACAACCTTCAGACGATCGTTGATGCGTTCGAGGCAGAGAACCCCAACGTCACTGTTGACATCACGACGCTTCCCTATGGCGACTACTTCACCACCCTCCAAACCGACCTCGCGGCCGGAACGGTGGCGGATGTCGTCGACACCAACTACGACTTCTTCCCCCAGTTGGCTTCGAGCGGTTCGCTCGCTCCTCTCGAAGTGACTAACCCCGAGTCATACCGTGAGTCGCTCATCGACGCGTATGCCGTTGACGGCACCAGTTATGGGCTGCCCAGTTCATTCTCCGATGTTGTGCTGTATTACAACGCTGACCTCTTCGATGCGGCCGGACTCGACTACCCGACGAGTGACTGGACCTGGGCTGACGAGCAAGCGGCAGCGGAAGCTCTCACTGACTCCGGAAGCGGAACCTGGGGCGACCACCAGCCTGTGTCGTTCTACGAGTTCTACAAGGTGCTCGACCAGAACGGTGCATCGTTCTTGAGTGACGACGGAACCTCCGTCGCGTTCAACACCCCGGCAGGTATCGAGGCAGCGGAGTGGCTCACTGACAAGAGCGGCACGGTAATGCCCACTATTGAAGAGGGTCAGGGCACAGCAGACTTCGACACGAACCTGTTCCTCGAGGGCAAGCTCGGCATGATGCACTCCGGCATCTGGGTCTTCGGCGCACTCGCCGACGCACCATTCACGTGGGACATCGCCGTTGAGCCTGGAAATACCCAACAGGCCAGCGCAGTGTTCTCTAACGCGGTCGGTGTGTCAGCAGCATCCGACCACATTGCCGAAGCGACCGCATTCGCAGAGTTCCTGACGTCATCCCAGACGATGATCGATGTTCGCCTCGATAGCGGTTGGGAACTGCCGCCCACGAGCGACGAAGATCAACTCGCCGTCTACCTGACCAAGGACACTCCGGCTAACCGCCAGGCCGTCTTTGACTCGCTTGACTCGATCGCGCTTACCCCACTGGTCGAGAACGGCCAGCAGGAGATGCAAGACATTGTCACCGAGGAACTGATCGAAGCACAGGCAGGACGCAAGTCCGTCGCCGACGCTCTGGCCAGCGCTGAAGAACGAATCAACGCCGTAATCGGATAG